The Nocardia terpenica nucleotide sequence TCTGGGCGCCCAATACCCACCACTGGGTGGTGGCGGCCTTGGCGACGCATTATGTCGGAGCCGCGTTGGCGCCGTTGAATACTCGCTATGTCGCCGAGGAGGCGGCGGATGTGCTCCGGCGGGTGCGAGCGAAGGCGCTGTTCGTCACGGGGGTGTTTCTGGGGCGGGATCGACTGGACGAATTGGTTTCGACTGCACCCGATTTGGCGATTGACACGGTAATCGTCATTCCCGGAGATGCTCCTTCTGTGATTCCGGCGTGCTTTTGGCCGGAATCTCGCGGTGGATCCCGGCCAAAAACACGCCGGGATCACAGAGAGGGGCAGCGCCGGGATCACGAAGAGGAGCAGCGCCGGGATCACGAAGAGGAGCAGCGCCGGGATCACGAAGAGGAGCAGCGCCGGGATCACGAAGAGGGGCAGCGCCGGGATCACGAAGAGGAGCAGCGCCGGGATCAGGGGCGGACGAGGGTGGTCGAGTGGTCCGCGCTCGGGCGGATCTCCGCGGGGGTATCGATCGAGCAGGTCGTCCGGCGGGCGGAATCCGTTGCTCCCGAGGATATTTCCGACATTCTGTTCACCTCCGGTACCACCGGGCGCAGCAAGGGGACGCTGGTCGCGCATCGGCAGGCGCTGGATGTGGTGCGGGCGTGGGTGGAGCGGGCGACGCTGGTCGAGGGGGATCGGTATCTGGTGATTCCGCCGTTCTTCCACAATTTCGGTTACAAGGCCGCGATTCTCGCCTGCCTGGTGAGCGGGGCGACGATCGTGCCGCAGGCCACCTTCGATGTGCCCGAGACCATGCGGCTGGTGCGTGACCGGCGCATTACCGTGCTCACCGGGCCGCCGACGATCTATCAGACCATCCTCGACCATCCGGCCCGCGGCGAGTTCGACCTGAGCAGCCTGCGGGTGGCGGTCACGGGCGCGGCGACGGTGCCGGTGACGCTGGTCGAAAGAATGCGCGACGAGCTGGAATTCGAGGTGGTGGTCACCGCGTACGGGCTGTCGGAGTCGGCGGGATTCGGGACCATGTGCCGACCGGACGACGATCCGGAGACCATCGCCACCACCTCCGGCGCGGCGATCGCGGGGTTCGAGGTGCGCATCGGCGAGCAGGGCGAGGTGCTGTTGCGCGGCCCCAATGTCATGCTCGGCTACCTCGACGACCCGGAGAACACCGCCCGCACCATCGACGCCGACGGCTGGCTGCACACCGGCGATGTCGGCGTCCTCGACAACCGCGGGTACCTGACGATCACCGATCGGCTCAAGGACATGTACATCAGCGGCGGCTTCAATGTGTATCCCGCCGAGGTGGAGCAGGCGCTGGCCCGGCTCGACGGCGTGGCCGAGTCGGCCGTGATCGGCGTGCCCGACGAGCGGCTGGGCGAGGTCGGCGCGGCCTACATCGTGCGCAGGCCCGGCGCGGCGCTGACCGAGGAGGATGTGATCGCCCACGCCACAAGGACTTTGGCGAATTTCAAGGTCCCGCGCCGGATCGAGTTCCGCGACGCGCTGCCCTACAGCGCCGCCGGGAAAGTGCTCAAGCGGCAACTACGTGAGGAGATTTCGTGAGCCCGGATCCGACCGTCCCCGACGAGGGCGAGGTCGTCACCTACGAGCGGCGCGGCCCGGTCGCGCTGGTCACGATGAACCGCCCGCAGTACCGCAACGCACAGAACTCGGTGATGACCTACGCGCTCGACGCCGCCTTCACCCGCGCGGTGGACGACACCGAGGTGAAGTCGATCGTGTTGGCGGGCAACGGAAAACACTTCAGCGCCGGGCACGATATCGGCACCCCCGGCCGGGATCACCACGTGCACTATGACAATCGGGCCGTGCTGTGGTGGGACCACGTCGACCGCGCGGGCGGCGATCAGCGCTTCGCCCGCGAG carries:
- a CDS encoding AMP-binding protein; this translates as MTLPAQTTPLALHEAARRYGDAPAVHDGAVLLSWAGLLDEVRMAAGALLARGVERGDRVAIWAPNTHHWVVAALATHYVGAALAPLNTRYVAEEAADVLRRVRAKALFVTGVFLGRDRLDELVSTAPDLAIDTVIVIPGDAPSVIPACFWPESRGGSRPKTRRDHREGQRRDHEEEQRRDHEEEQRRDHEEEQRRDHEEGQRRDHEEEQRRDQGRTRVVEWSALGRISAGVSIEQVVRRAESVAPEDISDILFTSGTTGRSKGTLVAHRQALDVVRAWVERATLVEGDRYLVIPPFFHNFGYKAAILACLVSGATIVPQATFDVPETMRLVRDRRITVLTGPPTIYQTILDHPARGEFDLSSLRVAVTGAATVPVTLVERMRDELEFEVVVTAYGLSESAGFGTMCRPDDDPETIATTSGAAIAGFEVRIGEQGEVLLRGPNVMLGYLDDPENTARTIDADGWLHTGDVGVLDNRGYLTITDRLKDMYISGGFNVYPAEVEQALARLDGVAESAVIGVPDERLGEVGAAYIVRRPGAALTEEDVIAHATRTLANFKVPRRIEFRDALPYSAAGKVLKRQLREEIS